The Diabrotica virgifera virgifera chromosome 4, PGI_DIABVI_V3a genome segment ATTGAATTTTTAGCAAGTAGTTGGTTTTAAGGCTTATAAAAGTGCTGCAATTACAGCTTCTACACGTTGGGACATGCTCTTTTGTTATGATACCATTCTTTAAGTGCTTCAATCAACTGTCACTTCGTGGCAATAACATCTGTGGTGATCGCCTGTTTGATTAATTCCCTCATGCTCTCTATTGGGTTCATGTCAGGTGAATTTCCAGCCAGGGCAGAACTGCAatattttctctctctctctcttatggcgctacagcccaagtcaGGCCCTGGCCTCCCCTAGCATCCGCCTGCAAGTATCTCTGcccctggctgctctcctccagttgtccaccctcaatatctctttagcatcggttcttACTTTGTCTATCCACTTCTTCCTTGGTCTTCTTACTGGCCTATGCCCCACCACAGTTCCGCTAAGCATTCTGCTGGATGTTCTgtcgttatccattcttataaggtgacctgcccagcgcaatctttgtatttttgcataatttgctacaGAGGGTTCTCAATATTATCCTTAATATCTTcctttcaaaagtattaatatgGTTTAGGGCCGGTTGTACGAACGCTAATCatcattgatcactatcaaatacttaattactgtcacaactgtcaatgtcaactttatttgggttgccgaaaacataattattgatgacaattatgaaattagttaatcaattatgttaataattgttatgttaattgactaactaatctcataattataattaactatgttttcagcaacccaaccaaagttgacattgacagttgtgacagtaattaaatatttgatagtgatcaatgttgattagcgttcgaacaaccggccctaagggccgaaagggttgggttgctgaaaacatagttaattataattatgagattagttagtcaattaacataacaattattaacataattgattaactaatttcataattgtcatcaataattatgttttcggcaacccaaccaaagttgacattgacagttgtgacagtaattaagtatttgatagtgatcaatgttgattagcgttcgaacaaccggcccttagtctttTCAGTTAACCCTACACCATTGTATGGTAGAAGGAATATGAttatgggccggttgttcgaacgctaatcaacaattatcattatcaaatatttaattactgtcaccaaactgtcaatgtcaactttgttttggttgctgaaaacataattaattacaattatgagatttattatcaattatgttaataattattgttatattaattgattatagtctcagaattgtaatcaattatgtttttagcaacccaaacaaagttgacattgacagttggtggcagtaattatttatttgataatgatcattgttgattagcgttcgaacaaccggccctatatGTATTGTCTTTTcagtcattttttttatttatttatcaacaggcaatcacccaattaaaatacagtgtaaacattaatcacaggagatttataacctaacctaaagtaaatttaaaaattaaacattaaataaataacaaacattaacaaaaaatatacaaaacacAAGGATATCAAGTTATCACATACAGTTTTTAAGCTGAGCTTTAAATTCATTTGGAAAACTATAACAATCTAAACCCTCCGAATATTGGTTAGCAAACCTAGGTGTTCTGAAGGAGTTGTGTCCGTAGTTAATGTGATGGGGTCTAATGTAAAAAGGTTGATTTAGCCTCATTTGTCTACTGAGAACATGGAGGCTAAGTTTCTCCAATAGTTGAGGACCAAAATTATTGGAGTGTAGTATATTATAAAACATTGTGAGATCCTTATGCATGCGTCGGATTTGGAGAGAGGTTATGTTGAGAGACTTTTCtatattagaatagttaatttcatCAACCCTCTGGTTTTGTTTAAATGCAACAAATCTTAAGAACTTGTGCTGAACTCTCTCAATAGCTAGAATATGGGTGTTATAGTGTGGAGACCAAACACATGAACAGTAATCTAGGTGAGGTCTCACAAGTGAACAATACAATACTTTTATGgatgggatatttagaaagtcttTTGCACGTTTGATAAACCCTAAAAGTTGAAGTGATTTTGAGACAATATATGAGATATGGGGGATGTAGGATAAGCTGGAATCAAGCACAACACCTAGGTCTTTTATCTGAGATACAGAGTCTAAAGGACAATCCTTAATAGTATAGATATGATTTGTAGGAGTTCTATTTCGACCAAAAACCATTAAGTGACACTTTTTAACATTAAGTTCCATTCCGTTGCTATCACACCAATAGCTCAACCGATCCAAGTCAGATTGTAATTTTTGATAGTCACCATCattattgattttaaaatataattttaaatcgtcaGCAAACATTAGGAAAAAAGCAAAGTGGAAACAGGAGGCAATATCATTAACATAGATATTGAATAGAAGGGGTCCAAGAAGTGACCCTTGTGGCACTCCTGAAGGTACCTTAATTTCAAATGATCGAAAACCCTGAACATGTACTATCTGTATTCTTTCAGATACTTAGGATAACAACCATTCTAAAAGTTCGCCCTGGATACCCAGACCTCTCAACTTATTAATTAAAATCTTGTGATTTGCCCGGTCAAACGCCTTTGTAAAGTCTGTGTATACAGCATGAACTTGGAAGCCACCTTCAAGAGATTCCACAAGGAAGTCGGTaaatgtcaataaattaaattcAGTGAAGCGGCCAGAGAGAAATCCAAATTGCTGGTTGATAAAACAGCATTTTAAACTTGCTGACAAATAgtcatgatccatgtttctacACCATATGTTGCTATTGGCTGTATGCtggttttgtatattttaaacCTTACTTCCCTATAGATGTCTTTTGATCCAACACCTGTGACAGGTGTTGGATCAAAAGAAGGCCTGGGGAGATCTGTAATTTGCATCCTGAACAGGCAGGAAGGATTTGTTTCAGTTCGTCCAGAGGTAGTCAAATAAACACTCTCAGAAAAATAAGGAGCTTGAAACCGCTAAGGATGATTATGACGCTCTCTAagcgaactgaaatataagatgtCTCCTGATTTCATTTTACagcaaaattattattttctaccAGTCTTACTCCTAACTGAGTATACGAAACCAAGTTTTCATTGGAATTTTGCCACGCTGAACAGGCAGGAAGTGAGATTCAAATTATAGATCTCCCCAGACCTTCTTTGATTTCAGCATTCAGTTGgtttgtaaataattaaaaccacgaatataatatattattttatttagttttattttaatattatttttaattttattaaaataaaactttgaattgttaattaaagttTAAAACATAGTTTTCTCGAAAGTCCGAAAATTGTAGtcatagtctgttcgctaaactcagacgcaactttctagatattttagtcagtaattttgccaattttagtaaaattggcaaaaaataattactaaatagttaataatcactaaatagttagtaattttgccaatttttgcaaaattggcaaaaaacaaaaaaattatcgactaaaatatctagccagttgcgtctgagtttagtgAACTGACTATAGCTGGTTTTGGCTGTAAGCAAACGATAtacatatcgatacatttttggcaaagtaacgtaagtgacatttttggcgaaaatcatgtttttccattaaactaacgctactattgtttagaaggtactgccaaagtgtagtaagcctagaattactttaaacataatacacgtataggcttactacactttggcagtaccttttgaacaataatagcgttagtttaatggaaaaacatgattttcaaaaatgtcacttacgttactttgccaaaaatgtatcgatatttATCTGTTTATCTGTATTTATCTGTTTTGGGATTTTTAGGAACCAACCTTATATACTGTAAAAGGTATTTTAATAATGGATTGTATTGGTGAGAGAGTATTGGCCAAATACTATGACAAAAATCTATTTATCACATCCAAAGAACAAAGTGCATTTGAGAAAACCTTATTTAATAAAACCTACAAGGAAGTAGGCGGTGAAATTATCAATGTAAATGGCTTAACATGTGTTTATAAGAGTAATGTTGAACTGCTTTTTTATGTTATAGGAAGTTCCCAAGAAAATGAGGTATGATGTTAAAGGTAAAGTGGTATTATAGTATGCAGTCTACCTGTTCCTATAAATTTTAGTGTGCAAAATAAGCCAATTTTGTGACTTATTCATAACATTattatcacaagagagtgagaataaattgacaataatgcgataatttttcgaaaattttgcTGAATGGAAACAAGTTAGAgcaattattttcttatttattcttagtatcgtgtgatattcgacagGTTATCTTTTAATACTTAATAAAATTCAAGCCTTTgtgtataaaaacattcagtgacatttatcccattaatgtgacacacagttttcaacttgtcaaagtgaacagcacagtttagcaatcagacgaagatatcaatagaatattagttaaaagtatttataaatacagttttattcatgaaataatcttaccaaaGTACAATCGAGCTCTTAAAATTGCCGATGTTTGttgtcctcgtgacaatttgaccttagatgcagaactaaaagcaGAGCTGGGCCGGGTACTGATAAATTGTACTCGGGTACAGAGTACCGGGTACTTTTCATATTTGAGGAACGAGTACAGAGCACCGATTACATTGCTCCAGAAAAGTACTCAGAGTACAATACTCAAAGTACAATTACCCGAATTTCTCGGGTACTTATTTCGAGTACATTCGAATGTAAAACCTGAAAAAAGGTAAGAAGgtaatacagtaaactctctctataacgaacacggttattacgAAGTTTAGCTTATAACGAGGTACggtagatgtcccatgaaattcctattgaactgtaACACCtgtataacgaggcatatttggttataacgaggaaaaaggaaatcgaagaatatgtttctttacctatttttagcgcagtaatggctataaataaactGCCTGTATACAGAAGCCCCAACATCTGTGTGGTTATCGAGGTCAGTGCCGTAATAAAATCCACCGCctataataaacttcttcctgatctgtttatttttcgacaggtatttaattttataggaaatttacaatttatgatggCCGAAGCCTTATTGTCgaggaaacaatatttagcattttataTTGCTCCGAATGGCTTAACTATAGGAAGTTAATGTCTTAGAAAACTATATTTATtcatatgtatgcacaatattattgttgtctgatataacgaggtaattagtccgccatttcagttctcgttatagacgGAGTCTACTGTAATTATCTCTGCATCTTTAAACATATTTATGAGtcatgaaaacataaaataacgtaCAATTTCAACTGACAAAAactaagaattttaaaaattaatcatcAATTAATAATCAGTATAACACCACTCACACTCACTGATTAATTTTATTGGCTTTTAAGATTACTCAGTTTTCAAAGTTTTCATCAGTTAAAGCATTTCTTCGAGGGCTATTAATTATTGTAGCATAAGAGAATAGGTGTTCTGTAGGTGTAGGCGCAGAAGAAGGCAAGCATGTATTATATCTAGAGCCTGGATTATATGCACTAAAAGATGgttaaaatatgcatgcaatatgcacttataaagtaaccaaatatgcttttattatatgcactttagaaaaaaatttttgcagTTTCCAAGGCTTGAGATTTGAAGAGAAATAAAATTATTGTATAACTTAAagagtttttatttattactacatttagtaataaaatataaatgaaaatTCACAAGAAAAGGTCCTCGCTCCTGCTGTTACAATATATAATcataaaatattcaatattttccAGACTAATGCTATGCCTTCTGTCAGTTATTAAGTGTTTATATGAGAAAAACGTTCTTTCAACATCACAAGATGTAATGGGCGCAAATCTAAAGTTTGACAATTAGCGAGGGATCCATATTAACAACTTCGTCTAAACTTCCATTGATTATGTTATTTATTGATCGCAATAAACAAAAGCCCTAATTTCTGTTTAAAACGTCACTaaatttatctttaattttttttccaattattgtCCCTGAAagatttattgtttattattcttTCTTTGATATCTTTCATGTTATTATTTGCAAATGCTATCTCTGAGGTTCTCCTTCTATCTTTGACTCTCTAGTTTTGTAATAGagtttataattacatattatgtcaaaattcgattttatatagaACAGTTCATTCTGAACAGAATTCTCACAAAAATTTTTTGGCATTTATAGGACGTTTTGCCGTAAAGAGGATTTGAAACGAATTTACTATACCTAGCTACCTGTTGACCCTATTCTACTGATAAACAGTTCCAGATGGATTTTCCA includes the following:
- the LOC114327395 gene encoding coatomer subunit zeta-1 isoform X1 is translated as MFLHHMLLLAEPTLYTVKGILIMDCIGERVLAKYYDKNLFITSKEQSAFEKTLFNKTYKEVGGEIINVNGLTCVYKSNVELLFYVIGSSQENELMLVSVLNCLYDTINQILKKNMERKALLDQLDIVMLAVDEICDEGIMMGADSNSVISRIALRNDDLQIGEQTVAQVFQSAKEQLKWSFLK